CCCCCGAACCCCGATCCGATGACGATTACGCGATGGTCCTCGCGGGTGAGCGGAATCCGAGTCCTGGCGCGGGTGCCCGCATGGGCTACGCCGGTCCCCGCCACTACAGCCAGACCGGCTACCGCAGTAGCGCCCAGAAATGACCGACGGTTCAGATTCGACACGTTCCCCCCACGCTCGCTGACGTGCACGCATCGAGACTCGGGTCACATGTACGTGCGGTGCCAAACTAGACAGAGTGAGGCTCGGGTGTCAAGTTTTCGATGCTAAGCAAAGGGCAGGACGGGAATCAACCACCGTTCGAGGTAGCGCCGCAAACCGTCGTCGTCGTGAATGGACGGGTCGTCGAACAGAATTACCGACAGCCCCACCCGCACGATGACGCCGTCGATGCCGTGGAACTGCGTGGAATCGAAGCCCGGATTGCGTGCGATGTACCCGTCGAGAAACTGGCGAACCACCGGCCGCGCGCGATCCATCATGTCCGCGTCGAACAGTGGGTTCGCGTTGCCCGAGCGCAACAACGAGTTCAGAACAGGTTCGCGCCGAATGAGATTGCGCGCAGCGACCACGGTCTCGACGATGAATTCCGTCGGAGTCTCGGCCTGATCGGCCTTGTCCCTGATACCGCCCAGCACGTCGACGATCAGTCCCACCATCGCCTCGGAGACCATGTCCTCACGGGTGGTGAAGATCGAATACACCGTCTGCCGCGTGACACCCGCAGCACGCGCCGCAGCCGCGATCGTGACACCCTCGAAGCCGCTCTCGGCGATCAACCCGAGGGTGGCATCGAGAATCTTCTGCTTGGACCGCACGGTCCGATTATGACGGAATTCGAGCGTTGCGGCCTCATCCGACGACGGGGTGGAGACGATAAGCTCGCACCTGTTCATCGAATGGGGGTTCACACGTGAGCGAGAAGACGACACCCGGGGCGACGCTGCGCACCATCACCGGCACCACCAGCGGAGACCTCGAAGCAGTCGAAGCCGACGGGCTGATCCACGCACGGGGAATCCCCTATGCCACCGCCACGCGATTTCGTAGACCCGAACCGGTCGACACCCCGGGGGCGACGCGCGACGCCACCCGACGCGGCCCGGTGTGCATCCAAATGCCCTCCCGGCTCGACAATGTCACGGGCCCGATGGTCGACGGGCTCGAACAGAGCGAGGACTGCCTCGTGTTGTCGGTGACCGCTCCCTCTGAGGCGGAGGGACTTCCGGTGATGGTGTGGCTGCACGGCGGCGGCTACGTCTCCGGCGGCGGGGAAGCCGAGAGATACGACGCCGACCACCTCGTTCGGGAGGGTGTCGTGGTGGTCAGTGTCACCTTCCGGCTCGGTGGATTCGGTTACCTGACCCCGAAAGGCTCAGGGGACAGCAACATCGGTGTGCAGGATCAGATCGCAGCACTGCGCTGGGTGTCGACCAACATCGCTCGATTCGGCGGTGACCCGCACAACGTGACGTTGTTCGGGCAGTCTGCGGGCGGCGATGCCATCCTCGCGCTGATGGCGTGCGAGTCGGCCGCAGGGTTGTTCTCGAGGGCAATCGTGCAGAGCGCGCCTCTCGGGTTGCGTTCGGGCCGTCCGGCTCTGTACGACACGGCCCGAAAGGCTTTCGCAGCACACTTTCGTACCGACCCGGCCACCGCTCCCGCGACGGATGTCCTCGATGCAGAGCGTGCCGTGACGAAGGCCGTGCGCAGGTTCGGTGCTGCAGGCGGAATGCCGTTCGGGCCGGTTGCTCACCTCGAGCCCCTGTCCGCCGACCCCGAGGCCGCCCTACGCAGAACTGCCCCTGGCGTCGAACTTCTGATCGGTCACACCAGAGACGATGCTTCACCGTTCGTGGACGTCGTATCGAACATGTTGTGGCTGAACAGGTTCGGTATCGTCAGTTCGGTACTGACCGCTCCGGTCGTCCGTCTCGTCACCAACCTCTTGTTCGGCGTCGACGGCATGGTGAAGATGTGGCACCGAGCCGGTGGTCAGGTCGCGTCGTACCGAATCGACTGGGCA
The nucleotide sequence above comes from Rhodococcoides fascians A25f. Encoded proteins:
- a CDS encoding carboxylesterase family protein, yielding MSEKTTPGATLRTITGTTSGDLEAVEADGLIHARGIPYATATRFRRPEPVDTPGATRDATRRGPVCIQMPSRLDNVTGPMVDGLEQSEDCLVLSVTAPSEAEGLPVMVWLHGGGYVSGGGEAERYDADHLVREGVVVVSVTFRLGGFGYLTPKGSGDSNIGVQDQIAALRWVSTNIARFGGDPHNVTLFGQSAGGDAILALMACESAAGLFSRAIVQSAPLGLRSGRPALYDTARKAFAAHFRTDPATAPATDVLDAERAVTKAVRRFGAAGGMPFGPVAHLEPLSADPEAALRRTAPGVELLIGHTRDDASPFVDVVSNMLWLNRFGIVSSVLTAPVVRLVTNLLFGVDGMVKMWHRAGGQVASYRIDWAPKGAPLGACHSIDLPLLFGDAWWDAPMLAGNTPPEALAAKVRQTWAAFAREGVTGLPGRSMVF
- a CDS encoding TetR/AcrR family transcriptional regulator, whose amino-acid sequence is MRSKQKILDATLGLIAESGFEGVTIAAAARAAGVTRQTVYSIFTTREDMVSEAMVGLIVDVLGGIRDKADQAETPTEFIVETVVAARNLIRREPVLNSLLRSGNANPLFDADMMDRARPVVRQFLDGYIARNPGFDSTQFHGIDGVIVRVGLSVILFDDPSIHDDDGLRRYLERWLIPVLPFA